GAGGGCCGATCTGGGACGATCGGCAAGGAACCTGATTGAAGCTCGCTACGATTGGGACCGTTGCCTGGCGCCGCTGGAGGGACTCTATCGCACATGGCTTAAGGAACAGGCGATCGCATGTTGACCAGTTCCGTCGTGGTGCCCATCCTGAACGCAGCCCGCACCCTCCCGGCTTGCCTGCGCGCGTTGGACAACCTTCGCCCCTCTCCCGGCGAAGTCGTCCTCATCGATAACGGCTCGACCGACGAGAGCCTGCTCCTGGCCAAGACCTATGAAGGAGAGTCCCATCCGTTTCGGGTTCAGCTCCTGTCCGCAGCGCCACACAGCGCCTCTATTGCCCGTAACACGGGGATCAAGGCCGCCAGCGGTGACATCATCCTGTTCACGGACGCCGATTGCTCACCGGCGCCGGACTGGCTCGGGCGGTTGCTGGAATCATTTGATGATCCCAAGATCGGTGCAGTGGCAGGCCGGGTAAGCGGTGATCCTGGATCGACGCTGCCCGAACTCTTCAGCATGCTCTACACCTTGCGGCTTCCCAAAGAGGCCTCGCTCCACGACCATTGGACGCCGCTTCAGGGAGGCTATCCGACCGCCAACCTCGCGGTGCGCCGGACTGTTCTGGAGAGACTCCAGGGATTCGATGAGAGCGTCGCGATTTATGGAGAGGACTACGACCTCTGCGCGCGCCTCTACGCGGCAGGATGGCGCCTGCTGTATCGACCGGAGGCTCAGGTGATCCACCACCATCGAACAACGTGGCGCGCGATTTTGCGGCAGGCCTATGGGTTCGGTCTGGGCCAGGCCTATCTGATCCATAAACATGTCACCCGCGGGCTCTGGGTGGATCTGCCGCAAGGATCAGCGACCTGGAGCCGTGCCCCGGTCGCCGGTTGGATCGATTGCGCCTCGGCTGACAAGAAATGTTTGGCGATCCTGGCTGGTTCGCTCATCGTGCCAATCGTTGGATGGCTGGTCCCTGCCTATCTGTTCTGGCTGGCCAGGCAGGCCCATCAACGGGCAGTTACCGAACCGGTCGAGGCCTCCTGGCTCACATCGTTTGGCCTGGGAGTCCTGTTGATCGCCAAATCCGGCGCCATGACCGCCGGCCGATTGGTGGGTTCCGTGAAGTATGGAACGCTCTGTTTATGACGCCGTCCATCTCGATCATCGTCTGTTCCAAGGATCGTCCCGACGACTTGATCGCGGCCATCGCCTCCATCAGAAGCTGCGATGAAGTCGGACGGCAGGCGGAGCTGATCGTCGTGG
The DNA window shown above is from Nitrospira tepida and carries:
- a CDS encoding glycosyltransferase family 2 protein, giving the protein MLTSSVVVPILNAARTLPACLRALDNLRPSPGEVVLIDNGSTDESLLLAKTYEGESHPFRVQLLSAAPHSASIARNTGIKAASGDIILFTDADCSPAPDWLGRLLESFDDPKIGAVAGRVSGDPGSTLPELFSMLYTLRLPKEASLHDHWTPLQGGYPTANLAVRRTVLERLQGFDESVAIYGEDYDLCARLYAAGWRLLYRPEAQVIHHHRTTWRAILRQAYGFGLGQAYLIHKHVTRGLWVDLPQGSATWSRAPVAGWIDCASADKKCLAILAGSLIVPIVGWLVPAYLFWLARQAHQRAVTEPVEASWLTSFGLGVLLIAKSGAMTAGRLVGSVKYGTLCL